The following are encoded together in the Clostridia bacterium genome:
- the tsaB gene encoding tRNA (adenosine(37)-N6)-threonylcarbamoyltransferase complex dimerization subunit type 1 TsaB yields MRVLAIESATNVAGVAVVAEDAVIAEAILNNGKTHSQRLMPVLARLLEEAELALEDLDGIVVSGGPGSFTGLRIGMATAKGLAFAGHKPLITVSTLDSLAYNVKGYPYLICPVLNARRNEVYTAVYRDAGEDLEMVMPYAALAPAELVARLLPLPEPVMFLGDGVPVFGAFFQEQLGSRAQVATVFASMPRAAVLGWLGIKKLRNGQVADLVTAKPFYIRTSEAEAKWQQKNR; encoded by the coding sequence TTGCGAGTGCTAGCCATTGAAAGTGCCACCAATGTGGCGGGGGTGGCTGTCGTGGCGGAAGATGCCGTTATTGCGGAAGCCATCCTGAACAACGGAAAAACCCATTCCCAGCGTTTGATGCCGGTGCTGGCGAGACTCCTGGAAGAAGCGGAACTGGCTTTGGAGGATTTGGACGGGATTGTGGTGTCCGGCGGACCCGGTTCTTTCACCGGGTTGCGGATCGGCATGGCCACCGCCAAGGGATTGGCTTTTGCCGGCCATAAGCCGCTGATCACCGTTTCCACCCTGGACAGCCTGGCCTATAATGTGAAAGGTTACCCGTACCTGATCTGCCCGGTGTTAAACGCCAGGCGGAATGAAGTCTACACTGCCGTCTACCGGGACGCCGGTGAGGATTTGGAAATGGTCATGCCTTATGCGGCTTTGGCTCCGGCGGAACTGGTGGCTCGTTTGCTGCCGTTGCCAGAGCCGGTCATGTTCTTAGGCGACGGGGTGCCGGTATTTGGCGCCTTTTTCCAAGAACAGCTGGGCAGCCGGGCGCAGGTGGCGACCGTCTTTGCTTCCATGCCCAGGGCGGCGGTACTGGGCTGGCTTGGCATCAAGAAGTTAAGAAACGGTCAGGTTGCGGATCTAGTCACGGCAAAACCTTTCTATATTCGTACTTCGGAGGCGGAAGCAAAATGGCAGCAAAAGAACCGTTAG
- the tsaE gene encoding tRNA (adenosine(37)-N6)-threonylcarbamoyltransferase complex ATPase subunit type 1 TsaE, with amino-acid sequence MEVITKSSLETQDLGRRLGQLLRPGDVLVVSGELGAGKTTFVQGLAAGLGVTAQVTSPTFTIIHEYDGARCPLYHIDAYRLEDPREIEELGLDEYFHGDGVTAVEWAENIAQWLPGDYLYVKIIKIPTEAGWRKIIFDAAPGEYRRLLEELSKDCEC; translated from the coding sequence ATGGAGGTCATTACGAAAAGCTCCCTGGAAACACAAGACTTGGGACGGCGGCTGGGGCAGCTGCTCCGGCCCGGGGATGTCCTGGTGGTGAGTGGTGAACTGGGAGCCGGTAAAACCACTTTTGTGCAGGGATTAGCCGCCGGTTTGGGAGTCACGGCCCAGGTAACGAGCCCTACTTTTACCATTATCCATGAGTATGACGGTGCTCGCTGTCCTTTATATCATATTGACGCTTACCGGCTGGAGGACCCGCGGGAGATAGAAGAACTCGGCTTGGACGAGTATTTCCACGGTGACGGCGTTACGGCGGTAGAATGGGCGGAAAACATTGCCCAGTGGTTACCCGGCGATTATTTGTATGTTAAAATAATTAAAATTCCCACCGAAGCAGGATGGCGTAAAATCATATTCGATGCGGCGCCGGGGGAGTATCGCCGCCTGCTGGAGGAGTTGAGCAAGGATTGCGAGTGCTAG
- a CDS encoding uracil-DNA glycosylase gives MSGWLPELLRSMENRMVADGYRREDVQQALNSIKKEAYWSALLREVLSCKSCPFGQDTQASTQRVPGTGNRTSPLVLVGEGPGFDEDRIGVPFTGISGALLTLALHKLDLQRQEIYITNVIKCRPANNRTPTLAEVQPCSRFLRAELKLLKPKTIVCLGRVAVQFFFPELTSIKEVRGKWLEYQGIPVMPTFHPAYILRQTGLDRVLAQRQWWRDLSQAYQMAYGGKENGLPGDFDGNNSQEGS, from the coding sequence ATGAGCGGCTGGTTACCCGAGCTCTTAAGGTCCATGGAGAACAGGATGGTGGCTGACGGCTATCGAAGGGAGGATGTGCAGCAGGCCTTAAACTCCATTAAGAAAGAGGCCTACTGGTCCGCCCTGCTGCGGGAAGTCTTGTCCTGTAAAAGCTGTCCTTTCGGGCAGGATACCCAGGCCAGCACCCAGCGGGTACCGGGAACGGGCAACCGCACCAGTCCTTTAGTGCTGGTGGGGGAGGGACCGGGCTTTGATGAAGACCGGATCGGTGTGCCTTTTACAGGTATTTCCGGGGCCCTGTTGACTTTGGCCCTGCACAAGCTGGATTTGCAGCGGCAGGAGATTTACATCACCAATGTGATTAAATGCCGGCCGGCCAATAATCGGACCCCGACCCTGGCGGAAGTGCAGCCTTGCAGCCGGTTCTTGCGGGCGGAGCTCAAGCTCCTGAAACCTAAAACCATTGTCTGTTTGGGCCGGGTGGCGGTGCAGTTCTTTTTCCCGGAGCTCACCTCCATCAAAGAAGTGCGAGGCAAGTGGCTGGAATATCAAGGAATACCCGTGATGCCGACTTTCCACCCGGCTTATATCCTGCGGCAAACGGGGTTGGACCGGGTTTTAGCGCAGCGGCAGTGGTGGCGGGATTTGTCCCAAGCCTACCAGATGGCTTATGGCGGCAAAGAAAACGGGTTGCCGGGAGATTTTGATGGGAATAATAGTCAGGAAGGATCATGA